In Sebaldella termitidis ATCC 33386, one DNA window encodes the following:
- a CDS encoding phage tail tube protein, translated as MEVRVLVGKQTARGTAEISTMYRLASTDFGMAPSVDKTTSEALGSGRWERDGFVSKIAVEGDLPVEATREQLELLFYGAGFDGVADSVDPDLWLISPSSATKNYLTVGMDDVDNSMFEYSKDCLISSIGISASVASYVTATASMIGMDFTTNSTGYTGTEIAPKGEPLICLGTTIKQNGVDITSKVESIDINIDNKLEGKQSLNSEYYKAIRQGERGSVTISMTFNEFDKPTYIQDLSDIKSNNSYEIITEFAEKKNPTKIFRMTFPNCKPTKTERTDLAGAGGLTKEVSAYYDETAKTPVKIEMTDYASIL; from the coding sequence TTAGCAAGTACAGATTTTGGAATGGCTCCGAGTGTTGATAAGACTACATCAGAAGCATTAGGTTCAGGGAGATGGGAGCGTGACGGTTTTGTATCAAAGATAGCAGTTGAAGGAGATTTACCGGTAGAAGCAACAAGAGAACAACTGGAACTGCTCTTCTACGGAGCAGGATTTGACGGCGTAGCTGATTCAGTGGATCCTGATTTATGGTTAATTTCTCCATCAAGTGCAACAAAGAATTATCTTACTGTAGGAATGGATGATGTAGATAACAGTATGTTTGAATATTCAAAAGATTGTCTCATATCTTCAATAGGGATAAGTGCTTCTGTAGCATCGTATGTGACAGCAACAGCCAGTATGATAGGAATGGATTTTACAACAAATAGTACAGGATATACGGGAACAGAAATAGCACCTAAAGGAGAACCGCTGATTTGTCTGGGAACAACAATAAAACAAAACGGGGTAGATATAACTTCAAAAGTAGAAAGTATAGATATCAACATAGATAATAAACTTGAAGGAAAACAGTCACTGAACTCTGAGTATTACAAAGCAATAAGACAAGGAGAGCGGGGAAGTGTGACAATATCAATGACTTTTAACGAATTTGATAAACCAACATATATTCAGGATTTAAGCGATATAAAGTCGAACAATTCATATGAAATAATAACTGAATTTGCAGAAAAAAAGAATCCGACAAAGATATTCAGAATGACTTTTCCTAACTGTAAGCCAACAAAAACAGAAAGAACAGACCTTGCAGGAGCAGGGGGACTTACAAAAGAAGTATCAGCATATTACGATGAAACAGCAAAAACACCGGTAAAGATAGAGATGACAGATTATGCAAGTATTTTATAG